In Bacillus alveayuensis, the genomic window GTAATGGAACGGTAACACTTCCAATTACTTTAGGATTGGATGAACCAGAGATACATCTACATCCCCACTTACAAAGAAAATTAATAAAGTATATTTATAGAATAACTACTAATTCACAAAAAGATTTTAACAATCTTCTATCTGATTTGTTTGGAATTAATAATATAAAAGGTCAATTATTTGTTGTTACCCATTCACCAAATATATTATTAGATAACTATAAACACATTGTTAGAATTTATAAAAATTCCAATGGGGAAGTCTTAGTTTCAAGTGGTGTAAATATTGAATTGGATGATGATTTAGAGAAACATCTAAACAAGCATATGCAATATATTAAAGAGGCATTTTTCTCAAGAACAGTGATATTTGTAGAAGGAGACAGTGAGTTATTAGCTATGAAGGTATTTGCAGAAAGAATGGAAATTGACTTAGATGATTACGAAATATCTGTTATTTCTGCTGGTAGTGCAGATTCTATCCCACCCCTTGTTGATTTATTTAATAAATTTGGAATTGAAACTGTTTCTATAATTGATGGAGATAAAAAAGAGGGGGACAAATTTAAAACTATAAAAAATCTATATGTAACTCAAGGGCAGGATTTCGAAGAAGATATATATATGTATTTTAATTTTTCCGATTACATTAGGTACTTAGAAGAACAGTATACAGATGATCCGAAGAAGTATTTATTCTTTATGGGGCAAGCAAAAAAGTTAGGAATTCAAATAAATCCAAGACAAAGACCAGTTTATAAAGAACTAGAAAAGATTGATAATGGGCAAAATCTTGATAGATTAAAAGAAGAATTGAAATCGGACGTACTAAATAGTCTTAGGGGAAATAAATCAATTTTACAAGGAAGATTACTTTCGGAGGCAGTTACAGAAATTCCCCAAACATATAGGGACGCGATAGAGAAAGCAATGGAGTTGTCAATATATGAATAATAAGTTAATAATTGATAAATTATTAGAGCTTCATAATGGAGACAAAAAACAACTAGACGTAATATTATCTGATGCAAATAGATTGATAGTAGAGGCTCCAGCTGGTTATGGAAAGACGAAAACACTTATAAGTAAAATTGCTTATTTAATTTTAACTAAGCAAGTACCAGTCAATAAAAAAATTCTTGCTCTGACTTTTAGCGTAAATGCAGCATATAATATGAAAAATGAAGTAGTCAGTATTTTACCTACACTTTTAGCGAATAATGAGAATCTGAAAACATCTGATATTGAGGGAAAAGTATATGTTTCTAACTTTCATGGTTTATGTAGACGAATATTAAAAAAGTATGGATATTTAT contains:
- a CDS encoding putative ATP-dependent endonuclease of OLD family (product_source=KO:K07459; cath_funfam=3.40.50.300; cog=COG3593; ko=KO:K07459; pfam=PF13175; superfamily=48445,52540), with amino-acid sequence MKIKRLDISNYRSLDGLSFSFHSEVNFIVGLNNIGKSNLLKLLNTLVNKRNFIDEDFNDIDKSIEIKITLFLDEDEIGVFDDLFDPTNERQINIIALQKNPDENITFIHAETETVISSSLIKKLNFIYYDSLRKPSNELNFNTKSGSGRFLSHLIDLYTKNDEKVQLEDIINNTYLAGLLDYINSKLELIETFEANDIQADTGNEVKEILSRLIILKNDENFPVDKLGYGIQFSNLVPITILERIFNIKKRKKTFENAVITDGNGTVTLPITLGLDEPEIHLHPHLQRKLIKYIYRITTNSQKDFNNLLSDLFGINNIKGQLFVVTHSPNILLDNYKHIVRIYKNSNGEVLVSSGVNIELDDDLEKHLNKHMQYIKEAFFSRTVIFVEGDSELLAMKVFAERMEIDLDDYEISVISAGSADSIPPLVDLFNKFGIETVSIIDGDKKEGDKFKTIKNLYVTQGQDFEEDIYMYFNFSDYIRYLEEQYTDDPKKYLFFMGQAKKLGIQINPRQRPVYKELEKIDNGQNLDRLKEELKSDVLNSLRGNKSILQGRLLSEAVTEIPQTYRDAIEKAMELSIYE